The DNA window CTACTTCCatcgaaaagaaaaggaatgtTCGCGAAAATACAGGAATGTTCGCGAAAATACTTCGAATGTAATAGATCTTTGAAAGATCAAGGAACGTCGGTGGTAGTTATCGATTCCACGAAGATTGTACTGCTAAGACGGGTATTGTGTGGAAAATGCCTACacgacatatttttaatgaaaacaaCATTCATACATGTGTTCTCATCGATGTAaatgataaaactaaaaaataaaatatgataaaaattttaaaattaactatgaacttaagttcaaaaattaatttttggcttatgcCTCgtttaatttacttttttttaaagtatcacatcaaatctttgaacatgagcattaaacataaatgaaaacaaaagctAATGGCATATTCggagaaaaatcgtgagacgaatcttttgcgactagttagtccatgattagtcatatagtgctacagtaactcacacgtgctaatgacggattaattaggatcaaaagattcgtctcgcggtttaaaGGCGaactatgaaattagtttttttactcGTGTCCGAAAATTTTTCGGATATctaatcaaacatcttatataacatctaaaaaattttattttgtgaacTAAACGAGGCTTTATGggtataaacaaaatttacgAAATGTTTCTCCTAGCACGGTTTCTTCCGTGGGCGCAGATATCTACTGTTCTTGTTGATGCTGGTGGTTTCATGTTCCTGCGGTAGCAGTTGACACGTTATTTTGACCTTGGACCACCGAGGAGAATGTCTGATACGAAATCGAGGGATAGAtctttgaactttttttaacggtttatttataaacgataaataatttagaaataacacttttatatacatgttggtaacgatgataaaaataaaatataataaaaatcctaaaatttaggaatagaacgtttatatatgtattcttagtgatctaaaatataaaaaagataaaatttaataaaaatcctaaGATTAActtgataaaaatacaaagctgaaaaataaaacatgataaaaaaatctaaatttactctaaatttaatatattgaaaaaatatgctAGCGCCACGCACACGGTTGAACCGTAAAAAACGCATGTAGACTCGCGGAAAGACTCCACTGGCGATGccgcagaagaagcacaggcacGCCACCGATCTGACTTCTGTCCGTCCCActcccatctcctcctccattgCCACGCCGAAAGCCAACCTAGCGAAGGACGACGGCAAGCCAGTGCCACTAGCTGCGGCGCTGGGCCACGCCGGCGCCCGCGATTTCGCCGGCGCCCGTGGACGCCGTACACCCACCCGGCTGACCGATGAAGCCGTGCAGGATTCTGcgcttccctctcttttttgttttttctctcttcaaaTGCTGAAGTAAATTCAGCGACGGCCGGGCGCGGTCATCAGCTCCGGTCTCTTGCCCCCGTTCAGGACGCCAGATCTTGACCTGGCAACCGACGGTGACACGACACGTTCGCGTCGCGTCTCTCTCGCCGTGTTCCTGGCAGGGGCCGGCCCCACACGGTACATACACGAACGAGAGACGCGCGACGACGCGACCCCGTCAAGCAAGCTCATGCTTGCGCTGCACACGCATCTACTAGTACTACAACACACAAATGGGCCATCCACCAACCACAGGCTACGGCACAATACGGAACGCACTGCAACGGCACGATCTGATCACTGCAAACGTCAGTGTCCGGTCTCGCGAACAGAAAGAACACGATGCGTCATTTGCGGCCAACGCTAGCTGTTTTACCATACACTATTCTAGCCCGATCCACAACACAGGACGTATTAGCAAAAGGTGAACTGAACCCCAACTAATGTAGTGTAGCCAGCACGCAGCCCAGCATGCACGATGCATCGTCACGGCCCTGTACAACGCCCcccaaaaaaaggaaaaacaaaagaactgCACAGCTTCGTTCGTGTCCCTTTCACCACATAAGCTGCTTCACCCCTTTCTTCTTGACGACCGCGTCGAGGCTGCCGTCGACGAGGCTGATCTGGTCCATGAGGGACCGCCGGATGTGGCCCGGCGGCGTCTCGGTGACGCCGGCGAGGTACACGTCGGAGGAGAGGTCGAACTTGAGGGTGGCCAGGGGGGTGTTGGGCTTCTTGATCAGGTCATCCTCCAGCAGAATCTCTGCTACCCTGGACAGTATGCTGAATGCTACCCCAACAAGGACCCTCGAGTAGGCCTCCACAATGGCATGCCCCACGTCCTGCATATTTACATAGTGGTGTTAATTCACAAATGCACAAAATTCAGCAGGCAGAACTAAAATATGGCCAGGGTTTCATAGAGTTTCATGCATTCTATAAATGATTGCTTTGAAATGGTGAACTTACCACATTGTATTGGACCTTCACAACATCTATAAATGTTGGGGGAAGGTTCGGAAATCTGGATTTTAGAAGCTGGATAAGAGTTTCAACCCTTTCTATGCACATGGACATCTTATCGAGTTCTGATGAACTATCCTTCATGAAATTCCAGGAATGACGTCCCGGGgacttcttgtttttttcctccGCGATCCTTTGGTTCCATGCAAAAACCGCACCCTCCAACCGGTTCATAGTCTCGAGCACGGAATGCTCTGTTTTCAAACTGAGGGAGACAAATATTTCCTCTATGGGAATATACTCTGTGGTTATAGCATGATACAGGTCTTCACCCAAGCTAGCTCTGCCAGACTGCAAAGTTAAATGAATTAAGGCCATGTATCGGCACAATCATTAACTAAAGGGAAAACAAAGCATGACGTTCACAGAAGGATTGTCATGAAACACAAACAAGTGAATAACTCGAAATGGTACATGCCTTTGGAAGAGCACCCATAACAGCGGCAGGAATAGGTATCTGAAGCAGGACTTGTTCATTGATTGACATTGCAGCTTTGAGGATTTGATGAACCAGTTTAGCCTGAAAAACAAGCCTTTTTCTCTGAAATTGAGACAGCCCTGAATCTGGCACACGAGGTGATGGGAGCCACCACTTCTTGTTCTGCCTCAGACCATTCTTTTTACTCCGGCCATTAGCTCGGCTACCACTCTCCACATACCAATACTCCGTGTCCACCATTGAATCCAGCGCTTCCTGCATATTGCAGCATACAACATTAGTCCATGAAATTGCATACTAAAGTGGACCGATAGTTTATTCATTTTCtggattatataatatataatagaatgaaaagaaaagagtttGTACACTTTGTTAAGATGTGCATATTCATTAACTGGAgtctaatataataataata is part of the Oryza brachyantha chromosome 2, ObraRS2, whole genome shotgun sequence genome and encodes:
- the LOC102708126 gene encoding rop guanine nucleotide exchange factor 14, which translates into the protein MKMKTLACCRRRPQDFSIDMDQEPDRVMTYNGLESCIINSISYDDDSGLSATTGADGCVTTDSLDDEVSSCSSSKDVSSSSFSSQCHQLSKQEEHSLYELDTLSAVHLLPVKEKKPITYTLSASDIETMKEKFGKLLLGDDASGGSRGVCAALALSNAVINLSATIFGELWKLEPLCEEKKIRWRKEMDWLLSPTTYMVELVPTKQNGADGCTFEIMTPKARSDVNVNLPALQKLDSMLIEALDSMVDTEYWYVESGSRANGRSKKNGLRQNKKWWLPSPRVPDSGLSQFQRKRLVFQAKLVHQILKAAMSINEQVLLQIPIPAAVMGALPKSGRASLGEDLYHAITTEYIPIEEIFVSLSLKTEHSVLETMNRLEGAVFAWNQRIAEEKNKKSPGRHSWNFMKDSSSELDKMSMCIERVETLIQLLKSRFPNLPPTFIDVVKVQYNVDVGHAIVEAYSRVLVGVAFSILSRVAEILLEDDLIKKPNTPLATLKFDLSSDVYLAGVTETPPGHIRRSLMDQISLVDGSLDAVVKKKGVKQLMW